In Tachypleus tridentatus isolate NWPU-2018 chromosome 7, ASM421037v1, whole genome shotgun sequence, a genomic segment contains:
- the LOC143257517 gene encoding uncharacterized protein LOC143257517, translating to MQTGQDADHMTLASPHARAGFGQTTGRTLQPDQRVSSSESMDLTLSFGQQKGANSDSASPLAHKVDATRSQSAQELAEAKRTRPQPRNPHTMTPFSVDDILDPTKFRGTSSSHLHWFPAIHTDSELEEEDGDDAEQHVDVDTDQENEVLRVSSAKNESNDQPDNSDRTSEGDRLPSGDKDGTKSSKKKKSSTSENKAGKPRRARTAFTYEQLVALENKFKTTRYLSVCERLNLALSLRLTETQVKIWFQNRRTKWKKQNPGMDANSPTIPPSSTCNLSNGYPAMPHYQPQATAGLFYGSQFPYLAAAGAAGLPYAMLSPASAAQQFGVAHPYFSHLGRS from the exons ATGCAGACGGGTCAAGACGCTGACCACATGACGTTGGCGAGTCCTCACGCACGAGCCGGTTTTGGCCAGACAACCGGTCGAACGCTACAACCAGATCAAAGAGTGTCCTCTTCAGAGAGTATGGACCTAACACTAAGTTTTGGTCAGCAGAAAGGAGCAAACTCAGATAGTGCTAGTCCGCTTGCACACAAAGTGGACGCTACTCGTAGCCAATCGGCTCAAGAACTGGCCGAAGCAAAGCGAACTAGGCCACAGCCTCGTAATCCGCACACAATGACACCTTTCTCTGTAGACGATATCTTAGATCCCACTAAGTTTAGGGGAACGTCCAGCTCCCATTTACATTGGTTCCCAGCAATCCACACGGACTCGGAACTAGAAGAGGAAGATGGAGATGATGCTGAACAGCACGTGGACG TGGACACTGACCAAGAGAATGAAGTATTAAGAGTATCTAGTGCTAAAAATGAATCGAATGACCAGCCTGACAATAGCGACAGAACGTCAGAAGGTGACCGCTTGCCATCAGGAGACAAAGACGGAACAAAATCCAGCAAGAAGAAGAAGTCCTCCACGAGTGAAAACAAGGCGGGGAAACCTCGCCGAGCTAGGACTGCGTTTACTTACGAACAGCTAGTGGCCCTCGAGAACAAGTTCAAAACTACTCGATATTTGTCAGTATGTGAGCGTTTAAACCTCGCTCTGTCACTGAGACTTACCGAGACCCAGGTCAAAATCTGGTTCCAAAACCGGAGAACCAAATGGAAGAAGCAGAACCCAGGAATGGATGCCAATAGCCCTACGATACCCCCCTCCTCTACGTGTAATCTTTCCAACGGGTACCCAGCCATGCCACACTATCAACCACAGGCCACGGCTGGGCTTTTCTATGGCTCTCAGTTCCCGTACCTCGCGGCAGCCGGCGCTGCCGGTCTCCCGTACGCTATGCTGTCTCCCGCATCCGCGGCTCAGCAGTTCGGAGTGGCACATCCGTACTTTTCACATTTAGGCCGCTCGTGA